GCTCGAGGTGATCCGTCGCCAGCCTCGAGAGCCGCAGCTGCAGCGCGGGCAGCTTGGTGATCTTCTCGAGATCGAGCCGCCAGCGCGCATCGGGGTGACGGCGCAGCGTGCCGAGCTCGGAGCAGGGCGCGTCCACGAGCACGCCGTCGAAGCGCTCGCCGTGCAGCGACTGCGCCTCCCGGCCGGGCTCGAGCTCGCGAATCTCCACGCCGTTCACGCGCGCGCGCTTGAGCCGCGCGTCGAGGTTCTGCAGCTTCTGGCGATCCACGTCGCACGCGACGATGGTCCCGGTTCCGCCCATGGCCGCCGCGAGCGCGAGCGTCTTGCCGCCGTTGCCCGCGCAGAGATCCAGCCAGCGCTCGCGCGGCTTCGCTCGACACGCCTCGACGATGAGCTGGCTGCCTTCGTCCTGAACTTCGAAGAGCCCGTTGCGCCACGCGGTCGAGCCCCACAAGTTCGCGCGGCCTTCCACGTGCAGCGCGTTCGGCGCGAGCCGTCCCGGCCGGGTGACGATGCCTTCTTCGCGCAGCTTCACCGCGAGCGAATCGCGGTCGGTGTGCAGCGTGTTCGCGCGCAAGGTCGTCGGGCCGGGCTGATTCATCGCCAGAACGAGCGATCGCGCGTTCTCGAAGCCCAGCTCGCGATCCCAGAGCTCTGCCAGCCACATCGGCACCGAGGCCTCGACGCTCAGGCGCTCGACGCGGTTCTCGGGCCACAGCACATCGGGCGGCGCGTTCGCCTCGATGAAGCGCTGGTAGGCGTCGATGAGCTCGGCGGCTCCCGCGTTGGGCTTGCGGAGCCAGTGCCGCAGGGTCAGCCGCATCACCGAGCTGCCGAGCACCCACTTCGCCACGCGCGCGCGGTCGTCGTTCTCCAGCTTGGCGGCGCGGAGGGCGGCAGCGAGCGCGTCCTCGGCGTCTGCGCCGGCGAGGGCCTGCTCGAGCGCATGGGCGGCGACGGCGTTGAGGTCAGCCATGGATTGCGGCCCTCGCGTTGGCAGTTTCGTCTGCGTTATGGCAAAAGCCGCGCGCCA
This genomic interval from Deltaproteobacteria bacterium contains the following:
- a CDS encoding methyltransferase produces the protein MADLNAVAAHALEQALAGADAEDALAAALRAAKLENDDRARVAKWVLGSSVMRLTLRHWLRKPNAGAAELIDAYQRFIEANAPPDVLWPENRVERLSVEASVPMWLAELWDRELGFENARSLVLAMNQPGPTTLRANTLHTDRDSLAVKLREEGIVTRPGRLAPNALHVEGRANLWGSTAWRNGLFEVQDEGSQLIVEACRAKPRERWLDLCAGNGGKTLALAAAMGGTGTIVACDVDRQKLQNLDARLKRARVNGVEIRELEPGREAQSLHGERFDGVLVDAPCSELGTLRRHPDARWRLDLEKITKLPALQLRLSRLATDHLEPGGKLVYATCTIHKAENEDVVSRSAVGLTARTLRPDVDGTDGFFIARSE